From one Solanum lycopersicum chromosome 12, SLM_r2.1 genomic stretch:
- the LOC101258626 gene encoding elongator complex protein 6: MDNSRANLLEEAVGINKGGRVVAVEDCVETSGAFVLYHFLKRSLHPDSSDVVIFIAFSHPFSHYERILRKMGCNLTVHRKNHRFVFLDMLTLECPDRNGKERRQDGLLALYGEIEKAVEIYSSLEGSRTITIMIDDVSLIEVAANGSSNHVLDFLHYCYTLKAKYGCSFVTLNHEDIYSSANMLPLILQPEYFADVIIKAEPLATGLASDVHGQLTVLNKGSVCDLGGSSSKVRNFHFRVKENIVDYFYPGTQT; this comes from the exons ATGGATAATTCGCGTGCAAACCTGCTGGAGGAAGCGGTTGGTATTAACAAAGGCGGGCGAGTTGTGGCGGTGGAGGATTGTGTTGAGACGAGTGGTGCCTTTGTGCTCTATCATTTCCTTAAGCGCTCTCTCCACCCTGACTCTTCTGATGTTGTCATTTTCATTGCCTTTTCCCACCCTTTCTCTCACTATGAACGGATTCTCCGAAAGATG GGTTGCAACTTAACTGTGCATAGGAAGAATCACAGATTTGTATTTCTTGACATGCTTACATTGGAGTGCCCAG ACAGAAATGGAAAGGAAAGAAGACAAGATGGATTGCTTGCATTGTATGGGGAAATTGAGAAAGCAGTAGAGATATATTCTTCACTTGAAGGTAGTAGAACCATTACTATTATGATTGATGACGTCTCCCTTATTGAAGTGGCGGCTAATGGTTCATCAAATCACGTGTTAGATTTTCTACACTACTGCTACACTCTGAAAGCAAAATAT GGCTGTTCCTTTGTTACTCTTAATCACGAGGATATCTATTCCAGTGCAAATATGTTGCCGTTAATCTTGCAACCGGAGTACTTTGCTGATGTTATAATTAAGGCAGAACCTTTGGCAACTGGTTTAGCAAGTGACGTGCATGGACAG TTGACTGTTTTAAATAAAGGAAGTGTTTGTGACCTGGGAGGCTCAAGTTCTAAGGTTCGCAATTTTCACTTTAGAGTCAAGGAAAACATCGTAGACTATTTCTATCCAGGGACTCAGACGTGA
- the LOC138340576 gene encoding receptor-like protein 9DC3: MLLKLVDLDFSHNSLNGTIPSWVFSLPSLYMLELHHNLFNGLSDEIKVNRAVGRLDLSYNQLSSPVLRSLQNLTNLVNLDLSSNNITVDGGTEISFPRLEILRFSSCELKDFPQFLRNLKTLRVINLSNNKIRGQIPNWFSGMRWDSLFHLNLSYNSLNGHIDLSHFYGLVSLDLKSNFLEGALPSSICNMSIVSLLDLSHNYFSNSIPSCLGNKTQLTVLDLRRNNFSGSLPPLCSQHTSSSTTKLNGDGNRLTTIILNDNHFEGHVPVSLLNCVGLEVLDIGNNAINDTFPAWLGTLQELQVLILKSNKFHGPISTRLRFGFPRLRILDLSHNEFIGSLPAEVFQNFKGMIKTDDSDKGKIEYMKTSDSFFVMYDDSVRLVIKGNDIELERITTIMTAIDLSSNYFEGVIPKTLKDLSSLWLLNLSHNNLRGDIPMELGGLNMLEALDLSWNQLTGMIPQQLTRLTFLAFLNLSQNHLVGRIPQGSQFNTFENRSYGGNIDLCGPPLSKQCGTGDPSHIPQPLEGEEEDETYFFSGFMWESVVIGYSFGLVVGTVVWNLMLPKWFVEFFEGITPHQKRRPKKRAQRRRT, translated from the coding sequence ATGCTTCTAAAGCTAGTTGACCTGGATTTTTCTCACAACTCACTAAATGGAACAATACCATCTTGGGTGTTTAGCCTCCCTTCTTTATATATGTTGGAGCTCCATCATAATCTATTCAATGGACTATCCGATGAGATCAAAGTGAATCGAGCAGTTGGGCGTTTAGATTTGAGTTATAATCAACTCAGTAGTCCTGTTCTTCGATCACTTCAGAATCTCACAAACCTTGTAAACCTTGACCTTTCATCAAACAACATCACCGTTGATGGGGGAACAGAAATCTCTTTTCCTAGACTAGAAATTTTGCGGTTTTCATCTTGTGAACTGAAGGATTTTCCACAGTTTCTAAGAAATCTGAAGACACTTCGGGTCATAAATCTTTCTAACAATAAGATTCGCGGTCAAATCCCTAACTGGTTTAGCGGAATGAGGTGGGACTCTTTGTTTCACCTAAACCTTTCATATAATTCACTCAACGGTCACATAGATCTATCTCATTTCTATGGTCTAGTGTCTCTTGATCTTAAATCTAACTTCCTTGAGGGTGCACTACCTTCATCTATTTGTAACATGAGCATCGTTAGCCTTTTGGATTTATCACACAACTACTTCAGTAACTCGATTCCAAGTTGCTTGGGTAACAAGACTCAGCTAACGGTGTTGGACTTAAGAAGGAACAATTTCAGTGGGAGTCTTCCACCGTTATGTAGTCAACACACTTCATCGAGTACCACTAAACTGAACGGTGATGGTAATCGATTGACAACCATTATCTTGAATGATAATCATTTTGAAGGACATGTCCCTGTGTCGTTACTCAACTGTGTTGGTTTAGAAGTTCTTGATATTGGGAATAACGCTATAAATGATACATTTCCAGCTTGGCTAGGAACTCTTCAAGAGCTGCAAGTCCTTATATTAAAGTCGAACAAGTTCCATGGACCTATAAGTACTAGGCTGAGGTTTGGGTTTCCCAGGTTGCGGATTTTAGATCTCTCTCATAACGAGTTCATTGGCTCACTGCCTGCAGAAGTTTTTCAAAACTTCAAAGGAATGATCAAAACAGATGACAGCGACAAAGGTAAGATTGAATATATGAAAACATCAGACTCATTTTTTGTTATGTACGATGATTCAGTGAGGTTGGTAATCAAAGGAAACGATATAGAGCTAGAAAGAATCACTACGATTATGACAGCCATAGATCTCTCAAGCAACTATTTTGAAGGTGTGATTCCGAAAACACTAAAGGATCTCAGCTCACTTTGGCTACTCAATTTATCACATAACAATCTCAGAGGTGATATTCCAATGGAACTAGGAGGACTGAATATGCTTGAAGCGTTAGATCTCTCTTGGAATCAACTCACTGGAATGATTCCGCAACAATTGACAAGGCTAACCTTTCTGGCATTCTTAAACCTCTCTCAAAATCACCTAGTTGGACGCATTCCTCAAGGTTCACAGTTCAACACATTTGAAAATCgttcctatggtggcaacattgATTTATGTGGTCCTCCTTTATCAAAGCAATGTGGAACAGGTGATCCATCGCATATTCCTCAACCATTGGAGGGAGAAGAAGAGGACGAGACATATTTTTTCAGTGGATTTATGTGGGAATCAGTAGTCATAGGCTACAGTTTTGGACTTGTTGTTGGAACTGTTGTGTGGAACCTCATGTTGCCAAAATGGTTCGTAGAATTTTTCGAAGGCATTACTCCCCACCAAAAAAGAAGGCCAAAGAAGAGAGCTCAAAGAAGACGGACTTGA
- the LOC138340575 gene encoding receptor-like protein Cf-9 homolog, which translates to MECLFFFYSLVCCVFLGRSFSSSSVHHLCSPTEAYALLPFKQSFQILDNFSCLDYEFRHHDYPRTKTWNESRDCCTWDGVTCDKLTGHVIGVDLSCSQLGESIHPNSSLFELDHLQTLKLDNNNFNHSSIPHSIGRLTNLRHLQLSGFEGRIPTEISYLTDLVSLDLYCSKCELDERTFEAMLKNLTNLELLSLSEVNISSRLPVNISSSSLRYVDLESTNLQGVLTKSLFLLPKLETLKLGYNDLLEGVLPKIHPSNTLLELSIPHTGISGELPDSIGTLSSLNLLYLEGCQFSGSIPDSIGNLTQITELLLWGNRFTGHIPSTISKLKHLTQLVLSDNSLEGAIPHVFSNLQKLVSLDLSNNNFTGPFPSSILNLTSLRYLDLSHNSLNGTIHSWVFSLPSLHDLKLHHNQFNRVDDEIQTNPTLETLYLSHNQLNGPFPRSLANLTSLDFLDFSSNNITGDVGINITFPRLSALFLSSCELKDFPYLLRNLKTLQFLDISNNKIGGGIPNWFSNMRWDSLEHLNVSHNLLTGHLGEFHYHNLEYFDLRFNFLQGPLPSSICNLSSLRILDLSRNNFSNSIPNCLHMMAKLTVLDLRSNNFSGRLPLLCTQSTSLTTIVLNGNQFEGSVPESLHNCVGLKVLDLGNNGINDTFPAWLGTLEELQVLILKSNKFHGPISARKKFGFPQLRIFDLSHNAFNGSLPADFFRNFKAMMKNGRDKSDSRYMETPIFIRHKIVLPLEFELISNNEVYEDSVRLVIKGNDMDLERISTIDTAIDLSCNHFEGEIPKSLKDLSSLRLLNLSHNSLIGHIPMELGKLNTLEALDLSWNRLTGKIPQELTAMNFLEFLNLSQNHFVGRIPQGSQFSTFENDSYGGNLDLCGPPLSKQCGTSDSSHVPQPLAEEEEDESYFFSGFTWESVVIGYNFGLVVGTIMWSLMFKYRKPKWLVEFFDALMPPKRRRSKKRAQRRRT; encoded by the coding sequence atggaatgtctctttttcttttattcacttGTCTGTTGTGTCTTTCTAGGTCGAAGCTTTTCTTCGTCTTCTGTTCATCATCTTTGCTCTCCCACGGAAGCTTATGCTTTGCTTCCGTTCAAGCAATCCTTTCAAATTCTCGACAACTTTAGTTGTTTGGATTATGAATTCCGGCATCATGATTACCCAAGAACAAAGACGTGGAATGAGAGTAGGGATTGCTGCACTTGGGATGGAGTCACTTGTGACAAGTTAACTGGTCATGTTATCGGTGTAGACCTTAGTTGTAGTCAGCTTGGTGAAAGTATTCATCCCAATAGCAGCCTCTTCGAACTTGATCATCTCCAGACACTAAAGCTCGATAACAATAACTTCAATCATTCTTCAATCCCACACAGCATAGGCCGGTTAACGAATTTGAGGCATCTACAACTCTCTGGCTTCGAGGGGAGAATCCCAACAGAGATCTCATACCTTACCGATTTGGTTTCACTTGATCTTTATTGTTCAAAATGTGAGCTTGATGAGAGAACATTTGAAGCAATGCTTAAGAACTTGACAAATCTGGAGCTACTTTCTCTCTCTGAAGTCAACATCTCATCTCGTTTACCTGTGAACATTTCTTCCTCCTCCTTAAGGTATGTGGATCTTGAATCAACCAATTTGCAAGGTGTTCTCACAAAGAGCTTATTCCTTCTGCCAAAATTGGAAACGCTCAAATTGGGTTACAATGATCTTCTCGAAGGTGTTTTACCAAAGATCCACCCGAGCAACACTCTGTTGGAGTTGAGTATTCCACACACAGGCATCTCTGGTGAGCTTCCTGATTCAATTGGCACCTTGAGTTCTTTGAATCTCTTGTACCTCGAAGGATGTCAATTCTCCGGTTCCATTCCTGATTCCATTGGCAACCTAACACAAATTACGGAGTTGTTGCTTTGGGGTAATCGTTTCACTGGCCATATTCCTTCAACAATCTCTAAATTGAAGCACCTCACACAATTAGTACTTTCAGACAACTCCCTCGAAGGCGCAATTCCCCATGTTTTCTCTAACCTCCAAAAGCTAGTTTCCTTGGATCTTTCGAATAACAACTTCACCGGTCCATTTCCCTCTTCAATTCTAAACTTGACAAGTCTTCGATACTTAGATTTGTCTCACAACTCACTGAATGGCACAATACACTCTTGGGTGTTTAGCCTCCCTTCCTTACATGATTTGAAGCTCCATCATAATCAATTCAATAGAGTGGATGATGAGATCCAAACAAACCCAACATTAGAGACTCTATATTTAAGTCATAATCAACTCAATGGTCCTTTTCCTCGATCACTTGCGAATCTCACTAGCCTAGACTTCCTTGACTTTTCATCAAATAACATCACCGGCGATGTTGGAATAAACATCACCTTTCCTAGACTATCAGCTTTGTTCTTATCATCTTGCGAACTGAAGGACTTTCCATACTTGTTGAGAAATTTAAAGACACTTCAGTTCTTGGATATTTCTAACAATAAGATAGGCGGTGGAATCCCTAACTGGTTTAGCAACATGAGGTGGGACTCTTTAGAGCACCTAAATGTTTCACATAATCTTTTGACAGGCCATCTAGGAGAATTTCATTATCATAATTTAGAGTATTTTGATCTTAGATTTAACTTTCTTCAGGGTCCACTACCTTCATCCATATGTAACCTAAGCAGCCTTAGAATTCTGGATTTATCGCGCAACAACTTCAGTAACTCGATTCCAAATTGCTTGCATATGATGGCTAAGCTAACGGTGTTGGACTTGAGAAGTAACAATTTCAGTGGGAGACTTCCACTGTTATGTACTCAAAGCACTTCATTGACGACCATTGTCTTAAATGGTAATCAATTTGAAGGATCTGTCCCTGAGTCGTTACACAACTGTGTTGGCTTAAAAGTTCTTGATTTGGGAAACAACGGGATAAATGACACATTTCCAGCTTGGCTTGGAACTCTTGAAGAGCTGCAAGTACTTATATTGAAGTCGAACAAGTTCCATGGACCTATAAGTGCTAGGAAGAAGTTTGGATTTCCCCAGTTGCGAATTTTTGATCTCTCTCATAATGCATTCAATGGCTCACTGCCTGCAGATTTTTTTAGAAACTTCAAGGCAATGATGAAAAATGGCAGAGACAAAAGTGACAGTAGATATATGGAAACACCCATTTTCATTAGACATAAGATAGTCCTACCACTTGAGTTCGAGCTAATCAGCAATAATGAAGTGTACGAGGATTCAGTGAGGTTGGTGATCAAAGGAAACGATATGGATCTAGAAAGAATCAGCACAATTGATACAGCCATAGATCTCTCATGCAACCATTTTGAAGGTGAAATTCCAAAATCACTAAAGGATCTCAGCTCACTTAGGCTACTCAATTTATCACATAACAGCCTCATAGGTCATATTCCAATGGAATTGGGGAAATTGAATACACTTGAAGCGTTAGATCTCTCTTGGAATCGGCTCACTGGAAAGATTCCACAGGAATTGACAGCAATGAACTTTCTGGAGTTCTTAAACCTCTCTCAAAATCATTTCGTTGGACGCATTCCTCAAGGTTCACAATTCAGCACATTTGAAAATGACTCCTATGGTGGCAACCTTGATTTATGTGGTCCTCCTTTGTCAAAGCAATGTGGAACAAGTGATTCATCGCATGTTCCTCAACCATTGgcggaagaagaagaagatgagtCCTATTTTTTTAGTGGATTTACGTGGGAATCAGTAGTCATAGGCTACAATTTTGGACTCGTTGTTGGAACTATCATGTGGAGTCTCATGTTTAAATATCGTAAGCCAAAATGGCTTGTGGAATTTTTTGATGCACTCATGCCTCCCAAAAGAAGAAGGTCAAAGAAGAGAGCTCAGAGACGACGAACTTAA
- the LOC138340577 gene encoding receptor-like protein 9DC3, with amino-acid sequence MLKTNIKMWPLLFIYSLFCCVFLRVSFSSSFDRHLCSPNEASALFQFKQSFNLLDFSPCDTSFPKTVSWNESNDCCTWDGVTCDMLTGHVIGLDLSCSRLNGTIYPNSSLIQLHHLRTLNLAKNYFYPSTIPNDVSRLRNLRHLNLSDAYFQGEIPTEISYLSNLVSLDLSVPSYVNGLQFDQRAFKAVLQNLTNLEVLSLFGVDVSSPIPMNLSSSLRYLDLKVTNLEGVLAESFFLLPKLETLYLSNNYLLKGVLPKIHPSSTLLELDISYTGISGELPDSIGTLSSLTRLYLFGCQFSGRIPDSIGNLTQIRYLNFGNNHFTGSIPSTISKLKHLAVLTLSSNSFGGEIPSFFSNLRELRYLSLSNCSFIGPFPSPILSLTQLETLDLSSNSLSGPLPRNGSMLQKLAELDLSYNSLNGTIPSWMFSLPLLSSVSLHHNRLSGSFPQSPVNLTNLNTLDLSSNNITLDAGIQITLPSLQVLLLSSCELKDFPHFLRNVETIMVLDISNNKIRGQIPNWFSGMRWDSLLHLNLSHNSLTGHLQQFHYYSLESLDLKFNSLQGPLPSFICNMSSLSLLDLSNNYFSDSVPHCLGSMVGLSVLDLRRNNFTGSLPSFCEQSNSLRTIVLNGNRFEGTVPMSLLKCDGLEVLDVGNNVINDTFPAWLGTLQELQVLILKSNKFHGPISTRLNFSFPVLRIFDLSHNEFGGSLPAEVFENFKGMIKTDDGDKGEIEYMQPQSYNGFGNVMYEVSVRLVIKSQEIQLEKITTIMTTIDLSSNHFEGVIPKTLKDLSSLWLLNLSHNNLKGDIPVELVKLNTLEALDLSWNRLTGKIPQELTAMNFLSFLNLSRNLLVGRIPQGSQFNTFENDSYGGNLDLCGPPLSKKCGTSDPSHVPQPLEEEEEEDDESYFFSGFTWESVVIGYSFGLVVGTVMWSLMFKYRKPIWFVEIFDALMPHKRRRPKRRALRRRT; translated from the coding sequence ATGttgaaaacaaatataaaaatgtggCCTCTCCTTTTCATTTATTCACTTTTCTGTTGTGTATTTCTAAGAGTAAGTTTTTCTTCATCCTTCGATCGTCATCTTTGCTCTCCCAATGAAGCTTCTGCTTTGTTTCAGTTTAAGCAATCCTTTAATTTATTGGACTTCTCCCCGTGTGATACGTCATTCCCGAAAACAGTTTCATGGAATGAGAGTAACGATTGCTGCACTTGGGACGGGGTCACTTGTGACATGTTAACCGGTCACGTTATCGGATTGGACCTTAGTTGTAGTCGGCTTAATGGAACTATTTATCCCAACAGCAGCCTCATCCAACTTCATCATCTCCGGACACTAAACCTTGCTAAGAACTACTTCTATCCTTCTACGATCCCAAATGACGTTAGCCGGTTGAGGAATTTGAGGCATCTCAATCTTTCTGATGCTTACTTTCAAGGGGAAATCCCAACAGAAATCTCATACCTTTCCAATCTGGTTTCACTTGATCTTTCTGTACCTTCTTATGTGAATGGATTACAATTTGATCAGAGAGCATTTAAAGCAGTGCTACAGAACTTGACAAATTTGGAGGTACTTTCTCTCTTTGGTGTCGACGTCTCATCTCCCATACCTATGAATCTTTCTTCCTCCTTAAGGTATCTCGATCTTAAGGTAACTAATTTGGAAGGTGTTCTCGCGGAGAGCTTTTTCCTTCTGCCAAAATTGGAAACACTCTATTTGAGTAATAACTATCTTCTCAAAGGAGTTTTACCGAAGATCCACCCGAGCAGCACTCTGTTGGAGTTGGATATTTCATACACAGGAATCTCCGGTGAGCTGCCTGATTCAATCGGTACCTTAAGTTCCTTGACTCGCTTGTACCTCTTTGGATGCCAATTCTCTGGTCGCATTCCTGATTCCATTGGCAATCTTACACAAATTAGGTATTTGAATTTCGGTAATAATCATTTCACTGGCAGTATTCCTTCCACAATCTCTAAATTGAAGCACCTCGCAGTTTTAACTCTTTCATCTAACTCCTTTGGAGGTGAAATTCCCAGTTTTTTCTCTAACCTCCGAGAACTACGATATTTAAGTCTTTCTAATTGCAGCTTCATCGGTCCGTTTCCTTCTCCAATTTTAAGCTTGACACAGCTTGAAACCTTAGACTTGTCGAGTAATTCCCTATCTGGACCACTTCCTAGAAATGGAAGCATGCTTCAAAAGCTAGCCGAGCTGGATTTGTCTTACAACTCACTGAATGGTACCATACCGTCTTGGATGTTTAGCCTACCTTTGCTATCTTCAGTGTCGCTCCATCATAACCGGTTAAGTGGTTCTTTTCCTCAATCACCTGTGAATCTCACAAACCTTAATACCCTTGACCTTTCATCAAATAACATCACCCTCGATGCGGGAATACAAATCACTTTACCTAGCTTACAAGTTTTGCTGTTATCATCTTGTGAACTGAAGGATTTTCCACACTTCTTGAGAAACGTAGAGACAATTATGGTCTTGGATATTTCTAACAATAAGATTCGTGGTCAAATCCCTAACTGGTTTAGCGGTATGAGGTGGGACTCCTTGTTGCACctaaacctttcacataactcATTAACAGGTCACCTACAACAATTTCATTATTATAGTCTAGAGTCTCTTGATCTTAAATTTAACTCCCTTCAGGGGCCACTACCTTCATTCATTTGTAACATGAGCAGCCTTAGCCTTTTGGATTTGTCAAACAACTACTTCAGTGACTCGGTTCCACATTGCTTGGGCAGCATGGTTGGTCTATCTGTGCTAGACTTGAGAAGAAACAATTTCACTGGGAGTCTTCCATCATTTTGTGAGCAGAGCAATTCATTGAGAACCATTGTGTTGAATGGTAATCGTTTTGAAGGAACTGTCCCGATGTCGTTGCTCAAGTGTGATGGTCTAGAAGTTCTTGATGTGGGGAACAATGTTATAAATGACACGTTTCCAGCTTGGCTCGGAACTCTTCAAGAGCTGCAGGTCCTTATATTGAAGTCGAACAAGTTCCATGGACCTATAAGTACTAGGCTGAATTTTAGTTTCCCTGTGTTACGGATTTTTGATCTCTCTCATAATGAGTTTGGTGGCTCACTGCCTGCAGAAGTTTTTGAGAACTTCAAAGGAATGATCAAAACAGATGACGGAGACAAAGGTGAGATAGAATATATGCAACCACAGTCTTACAACGGATTTGGTAACGTAATGTATGAGGTTTCAGTGAGGTTGGTGATCAAAAGCCAGGAAATTCAGCTAGAAAAGATCACCACGATTATGACAACTATAGATCTCTCAAGCAACCATTTTGAAGGTGTGATTCCGAAAACACTAAAGGATCTCAGCTCACTTTGGCTCCTCAATTTATCTCATAACAATCTCAAAGGAGATATTCCAGTGGAACTGGTGAAATTGAATACGCTTGAAGCGTTAGATCTCTCCTGGAATCGGCTCACTGGAAAGATTCCACAGGAATTGACAGCAATGAACTTTCTGTCATTCTTAAACCTCTCTCGAAATCTCCTTGTTGGACGCATTCCTCAAGGTTCACAATTCAACACATTTGAAAATGATTCATATGGTGGCAACCTTGATTTATGTGGTCCTCCTTTATCAAAGAAATGTGGAACGAGTGATCCATCGCATGTTCCTCAACCattggaggaagaagaagaagaagatgacgAGTCGTATTTCTTTAGTGGATTTACGTGGGAATCAGTAGTCATAGGCTACAGTTTTGGACTTGTTGTTGGAACTGTCATGTGGAGTCTCATGTTTAAATATCGTAAGCCAATATGGTTTGTGGAAATTTTTGACGCACTGATGCCTCACAAAAGAAGAAGGCCAAAGAGGAGAGCTCTGAGACGACGGACTTAA
- the LOC104644834 gene encoding receptor-like protein 9DC3 has translation MNPTLRELHLSNNQLSGIFPQSLANLTNLNILDLSSNNITGDAVPNITFPSLRILGLSSCELKDFPLFLRNVNTLTVLDISNNKIRGQFPNWFSGKRWESLLHLNLSHNSLTGHLPQFHNYHSLEYLDVKFNSLKGLLPSSICNMNKLEFLDLSHNNFSNSIPSCLRSMASLTVLDLRRNNFTGSIPPLCAHNTSLRTIVLNGNRFEGTVPMSLLKCDGLEVLDVGNNVINDTFPAWLGTLEQLQVLILKSNVFHGPISTCQTKFCFPKLRIFDLSSNEFSGSLPAKVFGHFKAMIKLDGEDTGEIKYMKQFTKSSYKSYEDSVSLVIKGQNIELQRISTIMTTIDLSSNHFEGVIPKTLKDLSSLWLLNLSHNNLRGDIPMELGGLNMLEALDLSWNQLTGMIPQQLTRLTFLAFLNLSQNHLVGRIPQGSQFNTFENRSYEGNIDLCGPPLSRQCGTGDPSHIPQPLGSEEDEDESYFLVDLRGNP, from the coding sequence ATGAACCCAACACTAAGAGAACTGCATTTAAGCAATAATCAACTTAGTGGTATTTTTCCTCAATCACTTGCGAATCTCACAAATCTTAATATCCTTGACCTTTCATCAAATAACATCACCGGTGATGCGGTACCAAATATCACCTTTCCTAGTCTACGAATTTTGGGGTTATCATCTTGTGAATTGAAGGATTTTCCACTTTTCTTGAGAAATGTAAACACACTGACGGTGCTGGATATTTCTAACAATAAGATTCGTGGTCAATTCCCTAACTGGTTTAGCGGCAAGAGGTGGGAGTCCTTGTTGCACCTAAACCTTTCGCATAATTCATTAACAGGCCACCTACCACAATTTCATAATTACCATAGTCTAGAGTATCTTGATGTTAAATTTAACTCCCTTAAGGGTCTACTACCTTCGTCTATTTGTAACATGAACAAGCTTGAATTTCTAGATTTATCACATAACAACTTCAGTAACTCGATTCCAAGTTGCTTGCGAAGCATGGCTAGTCTAACGGTACTGGACTTAAGAAGGAACAATTTCACAGGGAGTATTCCACCATTATGTGCGCACAACACTTCATTGAGAACCATTGTCCTGAATGGTAATCGTTTTGAAGGAACTGTCCCGATGTCGTTGCTCAAGTGTGATGGTCTAGAAGTTCTTGATGTGGGGAACAATGTTATAAATGACACGTTTCCAGCTTGGCTAGGAACACTTGAACAACTGCAGGTCCTAATATTAAAGTCCAATGTGTTCCATGGACCAATAAGTACTTGTCAGACTAAGTTTTGCTTTCCCAAGTTGCGAATTTTTGATCTTTCTAGTAATGAATTCAGTGGCTCACTTCCTGCAAAAGTTTTTGGACACTTCAAGGCAATGATCAAATTAGATGGTGAAGACACAGGAGAGATCAAGTACATGAAACAATTTACGAAGTCATCTTACAAATCATATGAGGATTCAGTGAGTTTGGTGATCAAAGGACAGAATATTGAGCTACAAAGAATCAGCACAATTATGACAACCATAGATCTCTCAAGCAACCATTTTGAAGGTGTCATTCCGAAAACACTAAAGGATCTCAGCTCACTTTGGCTACTCAATTTATCACATAACAATCTCAGAGGTGATATTCCAATGGAACTAGGAGGATTGAATATGCTTGAAGCGTTAGATCTCTCTTGGAATCAACTCACTGGAATGATTCCGCAACAATTGACAAGGCTAACCTTTCTGGCATTCTTAAACCTCTCTCAAAATCACCTAGTTGGACGCATTCCTCAAGGTTCACAGTTCAACACATTTGAAAACCGCTCGTATGAGGGCAACATTGATTTATGTGGTCCTCCTTTATCAAGGCAATGTGGAACGGGTGATCCATCGCATATTCCTCAACCATTAGGGtctgaagaagatgaagacgAGTCATATTTTTTAGTGGATTTACGTGGGAATCCGTAG
- the LOC138340688 gene encoding uncharacterized protein gives MSKTDIDHNHPLYLHPSDTTGVAIISIRLTRSENYSLWSRAMRIQLLGKNKLGLIDGTLSVDSFDKELSHQWNRCNAIVVGWIMSSVGKELLTGILYAKDARSVWEDLRERFDKVNASRIYQLHKGIATIVQGSDNISVYFSKL, from the coding sequence ATGTCTAAAACTGACATTGATCATAATCATCCACTTTATCTTCATCCTTCAGACACTACTGGAGTTGCTATCATCTCAATACGATTGACACGATCAGAAAACTACTCATTATGGAGTCGAGCGATGCGAATCCAACTGTTAGGAAAGAACAAGTTGGGATTGATCGATGGTACCTTGAGTGTAGACAGTTTTGATAAAGAACTTAGTCATCAATGGAATCGTTGCAATGCAATCGTAGTGGGATGGATTATGAGTTCAGTAGGAAAGGAGTTACTTACAGGAATATTATATGCCAAAGATGCCAGATCAGTCTGGGAAGATCTAAGAGAGCGTTTTGACAAGGTCAATGCATCAAGGATCTATCAGTTGCACAAAGGAATAGCAACAATTGTGCAAGGTTCAGATAACATTTCAGTATATTTCTCAAAACTTTGA